One window of Leopardus geoffroyi isolate Oge1 chromosome B3, O.geoffroyi_Oge1_pat1.0, whole genome shotgun sequence genomic DNA carries:
- the LOC123582384 gene encoding sodium/potassium/calcium exchanger 1-like isoform X2, whose translation MTECHRHTQTVPHKDVSTRGRGKPSAWESRSTKCWRTEDSKSLLPSTTPPAAFHSCSATESHAGERVGPESQRRGEGVGPESQCRGEGVGPESQRRGEGVGPESQRRGERVGTESQRRGEGVGPESQRRGEGVGPESQRRGEGERVGPESQRRGEGVGPESQRRGERVGTESQRRGEGVGPESQRRGEGVGPESQRRGEGVGPESQRRGEGERVGPESQRRGEGVGPESQRRGEGERVGPESQRRGEGVGPESQRRGEGMELESQLRGEGLELESQYRGKSVGLESEHRGEGVGPESQCRGEHVGPESQRRGEGVGPGSQSGGEGVELESQHGGERVGLVADHPAWTPGPHRGSREPSSFLSSRGFWSHRL comes from the exons ATGACAGAGTGCCACCGACACACACAGACGGTCCCCCACAAGGACGTTTCAACTCGGGGACGAGGGAAGCCATCAGCGTGGGAATCACGCAGCACTAAGTgctggaggacagaggacagcAAGTCCCTACTTCCGTCCACAACCCCTCCCGCTGCGTTCCATTCCTGCAGTGCCACGGAGAGCCACGCAGGTGAGCGTGTGGGGCCGGAGAGCCAGCGCAGGGGAGAGGGTGTGGGGCCGGAGAGCCagtgcaggggagagggtgtGGGGCCGGAGAGCCAGCGCAGGGGAGAGGGTGTGGGGCCGGAGAGCCAGCGCAGGGGTGAGCGTGTGGGGACGGAGAGCCAGCGCAGGGGTGAGGGTGTGGGGCCGGAGAGCCAGCGCAGGGGAGAGGGTGTGGGGCCGGAGAGCCAGCGCAGGGGTGAGGGTGAGCGTGTGGGACCGGAGAGCCAGCGCAGGGGAGAGGGTGTGGGGCCGGAGAGCCAGCGCAGGGGTGAGCGTGTGGGGACGGAGAGCCAGCGCAGGGGTGAGGGTGTGGGGCCGGAGAGCCAGCGCAGGGGTGAGGGTGTGGGGCCGGAGAGCCAGCGCAGGGGAGAGGGTGTGGGGCCGGAGAGCCAGCGCAGGGGTGAGGGTGAGCGTGTGGGGCCGGAGAGCCAGCGCAGGGGAGAGGGTGTGGGGCCGGAGAGCCAGCGCAGGGGTGAGGGTGAGCGTGTGGGGCCGGAGAGCCAGCGCAGGGGAGAGGGTGTGGGGCCGGAGAGCCAGCGCAGGGGTGAGGGTATGGAACTGGAGAGCCAGCTCAGGGGTGAGGGTTTGGAACTGGAGAGCCAGTACAGGGGTAAGAGTGTGGGGCTGGAGAGCGAGCACAGGGGTGAGGGTGTGGGGCCGGAGAGCCAGTGCAG GGGTGAGCATGTGGGGCCGGAGAGCCAGCGCAGGGGTGAGGGTGTGGGGCCGGGGAGCCAGAGCGGGGGTGAGGGTGTGGAACTGGAGAGCCAGCACGGGGGCGAGCGTGTGGGGCTGGTGGCCGACCATCCCGCCTGGACCCCAGGGCCACACAGAGGCTCCAGAGAACCTTCCTCCTTCTTGAGCTCTCGTGGATTTTGGAGCCACAGGCTTTAA
- the LOC123582384 gene encoding sodium/potassium/calcium exchanger 1-like isoform X1, with protein sequence MTECHRHTQTVPHKDVSTRGRGKPSAWESRSTKCWRTEDSKSLLPSTTPPAAFHSCSATESHAGERVGPESQRRGEGVGPESQCRGEGVGPESQRRGEGVGPESQRRGERVGTESQRRGEGVGPESQRRGEGVGPESQRRGEGERVGPESQRRGEGVGPESQRRGERVGTESQRRGEGVGPESQRRGEGVGPESQRRGEGVGPESQRRGEGERVGPESQRRGEGVGPESQRRGEGERVGPESQRRGEGVGPESQRRGEGMELESQLRGEGLELESQYRGKSVGLESEHRGEGVGPESQCRGEGEHVGLESQRRGEHVGPESQRRGEGVGPGSQSGGEGVELESQHGGERVGLVADHPAWTPGPHRGSREPSSFLSSRGFWSHRL encoded by the exons ATGACAGAGTGCCACCGACACACACAGACGGTCCCCCACAAGGACGTTTCAACTCGGGGACGAGGGAAGCCATCAGCGTGGGAATCACGCAGCACTAAGTgctggaggacagaggacagcAAGTCCCTACTTCCGTCCACAACCCCTCCCGCTGCGTTCCATTCCTGCAGTGCCACGGAGAGCCACGCAGGTGAGCGTGTGGGGCCGGAGAGCCAGCGCAGGGGAGAGGGTGTGGGGCCGGAGAGCCagtgcaggggagagggtgtGGGGCCGGAGAGCCAGCGCAGGGGAGAGGGTGTGGGGCCGGAGAGCCAGCGCAGGGGTGAGCGTGTGGGGACGGAGAGCCAGCGCAGGGGTGAGGGTGTGGGGCCGGAGAGCCAGCGCAGGGGAGAGGGTGTGGGGCCGGAGAGCCAGCGCAGGGGTGAGGGTGAGCGTGTGGGACCGGAGAGCCAGCGCAGGGGAGAGGGTGTGGGGCCGGAGAGCCAGCGCAGGGGTGAGCGTGTGGGGACGGAGAGCCAGCGCAGGGGTGAGGGTGTGGGGCCGGAGAGCCAGCGCAGGGGTGAGGGTGTGGGGCCGGAGAGCCAGCGCAGGGGAGAGGGTGTGGGGCCGGAGAGCCAGCGCAGGGGTGAGGGTGAGCGTGTGGGGCCGGAGAGCCAGCGCAGGGGAGAGGGTGTGGGGCCGGAGAGCCAGCGCAGGGGTGAGGGTGAGCGTGTGGGGCCGGAGAGCCAGCGCAGGGGAGAGGGTGTGGGGCCGGAGAGCCAGCGCAGGGGTGAGGGTATGGAACTGGAGAGCCAGCTCAGGGGTGAGGGTTTGGAACTGGAGAGCCAGTACAGGGGTAAGAGTGTGGGGCTGGAGAGCGAGCACAGGGGTGAGGGTGTGGGGCCGGAGAGCCAGTGCAG GGGTGAGGGTGAGCATGTAGGACTGGAGAGCCAGCGGAGGGGTGAGCATGTGGGGCCGGAGAGCCAGCGCAGGGGTGAGGGTGTGGGGCCGGGGAGCCAGAGCGGGGGTGAGGGTGTGGAACTGGAGAGCCAGCACGGGGGCGAGCGTGTGGGGCTGGTGGCCGACCATCCCGCCTGGACCCCAGGGCCACACAGAGGCTCCAGAGAACCTTCCTCCTTCTTGAGCTCTCGTGGATTTTGGAGCCACAGGCTTTAA